One Mycobacteroides abscessus ATCC 19977 genomic window carries:
- the lysA gene encoding diaminopimelate decarboxylase, with protein MTLLDLLPSLHNVARPRVDPAVWPVTTHLDEQGRMCVGETALSEIADQFRTPAYVLDEEDFRHRARRYRSTLREIEVAYAGKALLTADIARWVAQEGLSLDVCSSGELATALAGGFDPERIIMHGNAKTPDELSDAAAVGVGRIVVDSYTEIMFLATRLAKRQRVLVRVTPDIDIHGHAAVTTGVTDQKFGFPLHEGHAIEAARRVLDQPLLNLVGLHCHIGSQVTDCALYGETIRRMIAAMADIRARHGVILGELNIGGGHGVPYRSGDPELDLAELRDFIDDALDAACAAERFPRPRVVVEPGRAISARAGVTLYRVVSVKTQPGGRTFVAVDGGMSDNPRVSLYSAKYSVALANRHPSAPPQLVTVAGRHCESGDEIARDVSLPSDVRPGDVLAVACTGAYHHSMASSYNLVGRPPVVAVRDGRVRELVRRETIADLLSRDRGAR; from the coding sequence ATGACACTTCTGGACCTCCTGCCGTCCTTACACAATGTGGCTCGCCCACGCGTCGACCCGGCCGTGTGGCCGGTCACCACACACCTGGATGAGCAGGGCCGGATGTGCGTCGGAGAGACGGCGCTCTCGGAGATCGCCGACCAATTCCGCACCCCCGCGTACGTGCTCGACGAGGAGGATTTCCGTCATCGCGCCCGCCGCTACCGCAGCACCCTGCGCGAGATCGAGGTCGCATACGCCGGCAAGGCGCTGCTGACGGCCGATATCGCGCGCTGGGTGGCACAAGAGGGCCTGTCACTGGATGTCTGCTCCTCCGGCGAGCTGGCCACCGCCCTCGCGGGCGGTTTCGATCCGGAACGAATCATCATGCACGGCAATGCCAAGACCCCCGATGAACTCAGTGACGCGGCTGCCGTGGGCGTGGGCCGGATCGTGGTGGATTCCTACACCGAGATCATGTTCCTGGCGACCCGCCTCGCGAAGCGCCAGCGCGTGCTGGTGCGGGTCACCCCCGATATCGACATCCACGGACATGCGGCGGTGACGACGGGGGTCACGGATCAGAAGTTCGGCTTCCCGCTGCATGAGGGCCACGCCATCGAAGCTGCCCGCCGCGTGCTGGATCAGCCCTTGCTGAACCTGGTGGGCCTGCACTGCCACATCGGCTCGCAGGTCACCGACTGTGCGCTGTACGGCGAGACCATCCGCCGCATGATCGCGGCGATGGCCGACATCCGGGCCAGGCACGGCGTGATCCTGGGTGAGCTCAATATCGGTGGCGGCCACGGCGTTCCCTACCGTTCGGGCGACCCCGAACTCGATCTCGCCGAGCTGCGCGACTTCATCGACGACGCCCTGGACGCCGCCTGCGCGGCCGAGCGCTTCCCGCGCCCGCGTGTGGTCGTCGAGCCCGGCCGCGCGATCTCCGCACGCGCGGGCGTCACGCTCTACCGGGTGGTATCGGTCAAGACCCAGCCCGGTGGCCGCACCTTCGTCGCCGTCGACGGTGGCATGAGTGACAACCCCCGCGTTTCCCTGTATAGCGCGAAATACAGTGTCGCGCTGGCCAACCGCCACCCGTCCGCCCCGCCACAGCTGGTGACGGTGGCCGGGCGGCACTGCGAATCCGGCGATGAGATCGCCCGGGATGTCAGTCTGCCCTCCGATGTGCGCCCCGGCGACGTTCTTGCCGTCGCCTGCACCGGCGCGTACCACCACAGCATGGCCTCGTCCTACAACCTGGTCGGGCGTCCGCCCGTGGTCGCCGTACGCGATGGACGCGTGCGCGAGCTGGTACGCCGCGAGACGATTGCCGATCTGCTCTCGCGGGACCGCGGCGCGCGCTAG
- the mfd gene encoding transcription-repair coupling factor: MTATTPPLAGVIRTALRDPAFDVLAPAIAAKTGLDLTAPTCARAFVVTGMADASDAPVLVVTATTREAQDLTAELRDVYGDAVTLLPSWETLPHERLSPGVDTVGARLQVLHRLAHPEDSRMGVPLRVVITTVRSLLQPMSPELFDLEPVELAVGAELEFDGVIARLVELAYTRVDMVAGRGEFAVRGGILDVFSPTADHPVRVEFWGDEVSEMRYFSVADQRSIPELQVDSVLAMPCRELLLTDQVRARAAELASAAGVSGSEEGHRLGAGVGEMLAKLADGICVDGMESLLPVLHSGKLTMLVDHLPDHAPVLVCDPEKVRTRAADLERTGREFLEASWSVAAIGSDAPIDVEALADSGFRELDDVKHAAGEAGYPWWSLSPLGMDNDQAIGLAVRPSPSARGHKEGAAEIFAMLRAHVMTGGRAAVVAAGAGTTHRIIEQLAETETPATLLEPGAEPAEGVVGVLRGHLTDGVVLTGANIVIVTETDLTGSRVAATDGKRLPAKRRNQVDPLALSAGDLVVHDQHGIGRFVEMVERTVGGARREYLVLEYASGKRGAAAGGQSDRLYVPMDSLDQLSRYVGGESPGLSRLGGSDWTNTKTKARKAVREIAGELVALYAARQAAPGHAFAPDTPWQREMEDAFGFVETVDQLTAITEVKSDMEKPVPMDRVVCGDVGYGKTEIAVRAAFKAVQDGKQVAVLVPTTLLADQHLQTFTNRTAGFPVKVAGLSRFTDPLTSKLVVEGMADGSVDIVIGTHRLLQTGVRWKDLGLVIVDEEQRFGVEHKEHIKALRTHVDVLTMSATPIPRTLEMSLAGIREMSTILTPPEERYPVLTYVGPHDDKQVAAALRRELLRDGQAFYVHNRVSTIDKAAARIRDLVPEARVVVAHGQMPEEMLERTVQGFWNREYDILVCTTIIETGLDISNANTLIVERADIFGLSQLHQLRGRVGRSRERGYAYFLYSPEVPLTETAYDRLSTIAQNNDLGAGMAVAMKDLEIRGAGNVLGVEQSGHVAGVGFDLYVRLVGEAVEAYRAAADGKTVLTAEEPKEVRIDLPVDAHLPTDYIGSDRLRLEAYRRLAAAADAAQINAAVEELADRYGPLPLPVQRLVAVASLRLLCREMGITDLSVVGTNIRIQPLPLLDSAQLRLKRLHPAAQYRATTSVVQVPIPRAGDGGVGSDRIRDLELVHMIAELLVALSGRPAGSVDITPLEVSK; encoded by the coding sequence ATGACTGCGACTACCCCGCCTCTCGCCGGGGTGATCCGGACAGCCTTGCGGGATCCCGCATTCGATGTTCTTGCTCCGGCTATCGCCGCCAAGACCGGCCTCGATCTGACCGCTCCGACATGTGCACGCGCATTTGTCGTGACGGGTATGGCCGATGCGAGCGATGCGCCCGTCTTGGTTGTGACGGCCACCACCCGCGAGGCGCAAGATCTCACCGCCGAGCTACGCGACGTGTACGGCGACGCGGTGACGCTGCTGCCGTCCTGGGAGACGCTCCCGCATGAGCGATTGTCACCCGGGGTGGACACGGTGGGCGCGCGGCTGCAGGTGCTGCACCGGTTGGCCCATCCGGAGGATTCGCGTATGGGGGTACCGCTGCGCGTGGTGATCACCACCGTGCGCTCGCTGCTACAGCCGATGTCTCCCGAGCTGTTCGACCTGGAGCCGGTGGAGCTGGCCGTCGGGGCCGAGCTGGAGTTCGACGGGGTGATCGCGCGTTTGGTCGAGCTCGCGTACACGCGGGTGGATATGGTGGCTGGCCGCGGTGAGTTCGCGGTGCGCGGTGGCATTCTCGACGTGTTCAGTCCCACTGCCGACCATCCGGTGCGCGTCGAGTTCTGGGGCGACGAGGTCAGCGAGATGCGCTATTTCTCCGTCGCCGACCAGCGTTCGATCCCGGAGCTGCAGGTCGACTCCGTGCTCGCTATGCCCTGTCGCGAACTGCTCCTCACCGACCAGGTGCGGGCCCGGGCGGCCGAGCTGGCCTCCGCCGCCGGAGTTTCCGGTAGCGAGGAGGGGCACCGGCTCGGCGCCGGGGTGGGGGAGATGCTCGCCAAACTGGCAGACGGAATCTGTGTCGACGGGATGGAATCGCTTCTGCCCGTGCTGCATTCGGGTAAGCTCACTATGCTGGTCGACCATCTGCCAGACCATGCGCCAGTTCTGGTCTGTGACCCCGAGAAGGTTCGGACGCGCGCGGCGGACCTGGAACGCACCGGCCGGGAGTTCCTGGAGGCGTCGTGGTCGGTTGCCGCGATCGGTTCGGATGCGCCGATCGATGTTGAAGCACTGGCAGATTCGGGATTCCGCGAACTCGACGACGTCAAGCACGCGGCCGGTGAGGCCGGATATCCGTGGTGGTCGCTGAGCCCGTTGGGCATGGACAACGATCAGGCGATCGGGCTGGCGGTGCGGCCGTCGCCCTCCGCGCGTGGCCATAAGGAGGGCGCGGCGGAGATCTTCGCGATGCTGCGTGCCCATGTGATGACCGGCGGGCGGGCAGCGGTGGTCGCCGCCGGAGCCGGAACCACACACCGGATCATCGAACAGTTGGCGGAAACCGAAACTCCCGCAACGCTGTTGGAGCCGGGTGCGGAACCCGCCGAGGGCGTGGTCGGAGTGCTGCGCGGTCACCTCACCGACGGTGTCGTGCTCACCGGGGCGAACATCGTCATCGTCACCGAGACGGATCTGACCGGTAGCCGGGTCGCGGCCACCGACGGTAAGCGGCTGCCGGCCAAGCGCCGCAACCAGGTTGATCCGCTGGCGCTTTCCGCGGGTGACCTGGTGGTGCACGATCAGCACGGTATCGGGCGATTCGTGGAGATGGTGGAACGCACGGTCGGCGGAGCCCGCCGGGAGTACTTGGTGCTGGAGTATGCCTCCGGCAAGCGCGGCGCCGCGGCCGGTGGGCAGAGCGACCGCCTGTACGTGCCGATGGATTCCCTGGATCAGCTGTCCCGGTATGTGGGTGGTGAATCGCCCGGCCTGAGTCGGCTGGGCGGTAGCGACTGGACCAACACGAAGACCAAGGCGCGCAAGGCGGTTCGTGAGATCGCGGGCGAACTCGTTGCACTGTATGCGGCGCGCCAGGCCGCGCCCGGACATGCCTTCGCTCCGGACACCCCATGGCAGCGCGAGATGGAAGACGCGTTCGGATTCGTCGAGACCGTCGATCAGCTGACCGCCATCACCGAAGTGAAATCGGATATGGAAAAACCGGTCCCGATGGACCGCGTGGTGTGCGGCGATGTGGGTTACGGCAAGACCGAAATCGCGGTGCGTGCGGCGTTCAAGGCCGTCCAGGACGGTAAGCAGGTGGCGGTGCTGGTGCCCACCACGCTGCTCGCCGACCAGCATCTGCAGACGTTCACCAATCGCACCGCCGGCTTTCCGGTGAAGGTGGCGGGCCTGTCGCGGTTCACCGATCCGTTGACCTCGAAGCTGGTCGTCGAGGGAATGGCCGACGGTTCGGTCGACATCGTCATCGGCACGCACCGGCTACTGCAGACCGGCGTGCGGTGGAAAGACCTCGGCCTGGTGATCGTCGACGAGGAACAGCGGTTCGGCGTGGAGCACAAGGAGCACATCAAGGCGCTGCGCACCCATGTGGACGTGCTCACCATGAGCGCGACCCCGATTCCACGCACCCTGGAGATGAGCCTGGCCGGTATCCGCGAGATGTCGACCATCTTGACCCCGCCCGAGGAGCGTTATCCGGTGCTCACCTATGTGGGCCCGCACGACGACAAGCAGGTGGCAGCGGCGCTTCGTCGTGAGTTGTTGCGCGATGGCCAGGCGTTCTACGTGCATAACCGGGTAAGCACCATCGACAAGGCCGCCGCGCGCATACGCGACCTCGTTCCGGAGGCCAGAGTCGTTGTCGCACATGGCCAGATGCCGGAAGAGATGCTGGAGCGCACCGTACAGGGATTCTGGAACCGGGAATACGACATCCTGGTGTGTACCACCATCATCGAGACGGGGCTGGACATCTCCAACGCCAACACCCTGATCGTGGAGCGGGCCGACATCTTCGGTCTGTCCCAGCTACACCAGCTGCGTGGTCGTGTCGGCCGCAGCCGCGAACGCGGGTACGCCTATTTCTTGTATTCACCCGAGGTGCCGCTCACCGAGACCGCGTACGACAGGCTTTCCACGATCGCGCAGAACAACGATCTGGGTGCCGGCATGGCGGTGGCCATGAAAGACCTGGAAATCCGTGGCGCCGGCAATGTGCTCGGTGTCGAGCAATCCGGGCACGTCGCCGGGGTGGGTTTCGATCTGTACGTGCGTCTCGTCGGCGAGGCCGTCGAGGCGTATCGCGCTGCCGCCGACGGGAAGACGGTGCTGACCGCCGAGGAGCCCAAGGAGGTGCGCATCGATCTTCCGGTCGACGCGCATCTGCCCACCGACTACATCGGCAGCGATCGGCTGCGGCTCGAGGCATACCGTCGGCTGGCGGCTGCCGCGGACGCCGCACAGATCAATGCCGCGGTCGAGGAGCTCGCCGACCGCTATGGACCGCTGCCGCTGCCCGTGCAGCGGCTGGTCGCGGTCGCTTCGCTGCGTTTACTGTGCCGCGAGATGGGAATCACCGATCTTTCCGTGGTCGGTACCAATATTCGGATACAACCGTTGCCACTTCTTGATTCGGCGCAGCTGAGGCTGAAGCGTTTGCATCCGGCCGCGCAATATCGCGCGACGACTTCCGTTGTGCAGGTGCCCATCCCGCGTGCCGGTGACGGCGGTGTGGGTTCGGACCGGATTCGGGACCTAGAGCTTGTGCACATGATCGCCGAGCTGTTGGTCGCGTTGTCCGGGCGCCCGGCGGGCAGTGTTGATATAACACCACTGGAGGTGAGCAAATGA
- a CDS encoding nucleoside triphosphate pyrophosphohydrolase: MTVILVDPRHPSMVPVEAVALLAGDLQYTEELPVRLAWSLSTARPVYIGEDAPALLSSDPDHPEVRARVKAGAAVIAPPARQGEKLIDAVAVMDRLRTNGPWESTQTHDSLRRYLLEETYELFDAVRTGDADELREELGDVLLQVLFHARIAEDAPEHPFNIDDVAETLLSKLGNRIPVLLGAGGDSASISLEEQLAQWEERKAEEKKDRDSCLDGISSSQPALALTQKVLGRVTAAGLPAELIPAQLLSVRIDPDGDAENQLRADALEFMDTVRRAEKDILRGRRGDDVASELDVSDLREVSTEEWRAHWRQAPADPAAATETDLTAEEQQPDVHDDEEAADSGRPKSA, from the coding sequence ATGACCGTCATACTCGTCGACCCACGCCATCCGTCGATGGTTCCGGTCGAGGCGGTCGCGTTGCTCGCCGGTGATCTGCAGTACACGGAGGAACTGCCGGTGCGGCTGGCGTGGTCGCTGTCGACGGCGCGCCCGGTGTACATCGGCGAGGACGCTCCCGCCCTGTTGTCCTCGGATCCAGACCATCCGGAGGTGCGCGCGCGGGTCAAGGCGGGCGCCGCGGTCATCGCACCGCCGGCACGGCAAGGTGAAAAGCTCATCGACGCGGTAGCGGTGATGGACAGGCTGCGGACGAACGGGCCGTGGGAGAGCACTCAGACGCACGATTCGTTGCGTCGGTATCTGCTCGAGGAGACCTACGAGCTTTTTGATGCCGTGCGCACCGGGGACGCCGACGAGCTTCGTGAGGAATTGGGCGATGTATTGCTACAGGTGCTCTTTCACGCGCGTATCGCCGAGGACGCCCCGGAGCACCCGTTCAATATCGACGATGTGGCCGAGACGCTGCTGAGCAAACTGGGCAACCGCATCCCGGTCCTGCTCGGTGCCGGTGGTGATTCCGCCTCGATCTCACTGGAAGAGCAATTGGCGCAGTGGGAAGAACGCAAGGCCGAGGAGAAGAAAGACCGGGACTCCTGCCTGGATGGCATATCCAGTAGTCAACCCGCGCTTGCGCTTACTCAGAAGGTGCTGGGCAGGGTGACGGCCGCGGGTCTGCCCGCGGAGCTGATTCCCGCACAACTGTTGTCGGTGCGCATCGACCCCGACGGTGACGCCGAAAACCAGCTCCGTGCCGATGCTTTGGAATTCATGGACACCGTGCGGCGCGCCGAGAAGGACATCCTGCGGGGACGTCGCGGCGACGACGTGGCCTCTGAGCTGGATGTCAGCGATCTGCGCGAGGTGAGCACGGAGGAATGGCGCGCGCACTGGCGGCAGGCCCCCGCAGACCCCGCGGCGGCCACGGAGACGGATCTCACCGCTGAAGAGCAGCAGCCTGACGTGCATGACGACGAGGAAGCCGCGGATTCCGGCCGGCCGAAGAGTGCCTAG
- the efeU gene encoding iron uptake transporter permease EfeU → MVLSDAIPNLLIGLREGLEAGLVVSILLAAVHRSALAEQGRRVTAPIWLGVLGALTVSASFAAVLNSTTSSLSAIGQDVVGGLLSILAVGLVTAMIFWMSRTAANLSGELSGKVEHALVLGAGALALTAFLAVAREGLETTLFFWTAAKAAGETTGPVVGGALGLAIAVVLCWLLYRRAVRLNLRVFFTRTAIVLIVIAAGILAYGVGDLQTAGWLPGHSWYAFDLSPRISADSWWVTIITGITQLTPRMTVLQVLAWVGYLVMVIPAFMRVSRMAPSPAGPEEDQAPSAFARLIGQRPVAVAAAIVVVPALLAAAVIAILPAANHDAGAQVTVTAEGCADDWKSARSGLQTFTVMNRSGKTGEINLVDTNNAVVAEIETLGPSTSATMTAALSNGTYKFVCLMAGEPAKYSAAQQVSGDSVPGAPQPVVRVTDEDLAVPMAAYQRYADGLLGVLGGQVRAVRNDLGSGNIEAAKKDWVPAILTWNRIGAAYGSFKDYGDAIAGLPHGLPDGVDDPDFKGLRRLEYGLWHGQSASTLTPVADELGATIDTLRANLSDVMTDPADQTKRPHEILEDTLRFQLMGFTDQGAGTEYPEAAAAVDATRAVLEQFAPLVTARAPKLLGESMSRLDVLDAALKATQRDGRWRPLAQVPLRQRQSVNAALGNAVEKLASVPLLIELPPSR, encoded by the coding sequence GTGGTCTTGTCAGACGCGATTCCCAACTTGCTCATCGGCCTGCGCGAGGGGCTTGAAGCCGGACTGGTGGTGAGCATTTTGCTTGCCGCCGTCCATCGATCCGCGCTGGCGGAGCAGGGCCGTCGCGTCACTGCTCCGATATGGCTGGGTGTGCTCGGCGCTCTCACGGTGTCCGCCAGCTTCGCGGCAGTACTCAACTCCACCACCAGTTCCCTGAGCGCCATCGGCCAGGACGTGGTGGGCGGGTTGCTCAGCATCCTGGCGGTCGGACTCGTCACCGCGATGATCTTCTGGATGTCGCGCACCGCGGCCAACCTGTCGGGTGAACTGTCCGGAAAGGTAGAGCATGCCCTGGTCCTCGGCGCGGGGGCACTCGCGCTGACCGCGTTCCTCGCGGTTGCCCGCGAGGGCCTGGAGACCACCCTGTTCTTCTGGACCGCGGCCAAGGCGGCCGGCGAGACCACTGGCCCGGTGGTCGGTGGCGCCCTCGGTCTGGCCATTGCCGTGGTGCTGTGCTGGCTGCTGTACCGGCGCGCGGTTCGCCTGAATCTCAGGGTGTTCTTCACTCGGACCGCCATCGTCCTGATCGTGATCGCCGCGGGCATCCTGGCCTACGGTGTGGGGGATCTGCAGACCGCGGGCTGGCTGCCCGGACACTCCTGGTACGCCTTCGATCTGAGCCCACGGATATCCGCGGACTCCTGGTGGGTAACCATCATCACCGGCATCACACAGCTCACGCCCAGGATGACGGTGCTTCAGGTGCTGGCCTGGGTCGGATACCTGGTCATGGTCATTCCGGCGTTCATGAGGGTCTCGCGGATGGCGCCCTCACCCGCCGGGCCTGAGGAGGACCAGGCGCCATCGGCCTTTGCGCGCCTGATCGGCCAGCGTCCCGTCGCTGTCGCGGCTGCCATTGTGGTGGTGCCCGCGCTGTTGGCCGCGGCCGTTATCGCGATCTTGCCCGCGGCCAACCACGATGCCGGCGCCCAGGTGACGGTGACCGCCGAGGGCTGTGCCGATGACTGGAAATCGGCACGGTCCGGCTTGCAGACGTTCACCGTGATGAACAGGTCAGGCAAGACGGGGGAGATCAATCTCGTCGATACCAATAACGCGGTCGTTGCCGAGATCGAGACTCTGGGCCCATCCACGAGCGCTACTATGACGGCCGCGTTGTCGAATGGAACCTACAAATTCGTGTGCCTCATGGCCGGTGAGCCCGCCAAATACTCTGCGGCTCAACAAGTCAGTGGCGATTCGGTCCCCGGCGCTCCGCAACCGGTGGTGCGTGTGACCGACGAAGATCTCGCGGTGCCGATGGCGGCATACCAGCGGTACGCCGATGGCTTGCTGGGTGTTCTCGGTGGTCAGGTCCGGGCCGTGCGCAACGACCTGGGGTCCGGCAACATCGAGGCCGCCAAGAAGGATTGGGTGCCGGCGATTTTGACCTGGAACCGGATTGGCGCCGCCTACGGCAGTTTCAAGGACTACGGAGACGCCATTGCCGGGCTGCCCCACGGGCTGCCCGACGGGGTCGACGATCCCGATTTCAAAGGCTTGCGCCGCCTGGAATATGGGTTGTGGCATGGTCAGTCGGCGTCCACGCTGACTCCGGTCGCGGACGAGCTGGGGGCCACCATCGATACGTTGCGTGCCAACCTGTCGGATGTGATGACCGATCCGGCCGACCAGACCAAGCGTCCTCACGAAATCCTGGAGGACACCTTGCGTTTCCAGCTCATGGGCTTCACTGATCAGGGCGCGGGTACCGAATACCCGGAAGCGGCAGCGGCCGTCGATGCCACCCGGGCGGTGCTCGAGCAGTTCGCGCCGCTGGTCACCGCTCGTGCGCCGAAGCTGTTGGGGGAAAGCATGTCCCGGCTTGACGTGCTGGACGCCGCGCTCAAGGCCACGCAACGGGATGGCCGCTGGCGCCCTCTCGCGCAGGTGCCGCTGCGCCAGCGACAGTCGGTAAACGCGGCGCTCGGCAATGCGGTCGAGAAGCTTGCCTCGGTACCGCTGCTCATCGAACTTCCGCCGAGCCGTTGA
- the efeB gene encoding iron uptake transporter deferrochelatase/peroxidase subunit, with the protein MDVNRRNFLRGAAVGAAGTAITGAALVKGAEVDANAAAVAVPPSRYPFHGVHQSGILVPPPAEKQNFACHVAFDVISKDKDAVVAAFKTLTARARFLCDGGTPPDLGIGEPPADSAVLGPVVESDGLTVTVAVGSSLFDRRFGLADRKPAKLKPMTVFPNDFPEAAWSHGDLLVQLCAHNPDTVHHALRDITRAVRGDLQMRWRIEGYNSPPRPSGTGRNLLGFKDGTANPVSDDAEKLVWTGDGEPAWTAGGTYMVVRLIRMMVEFWDRVSINEQERMFGRRRDSGAPLDGNNEFDTPNYAADADGKTIPLDAHIRLANPRTGDTDNQRLVRRSYNYDLGVDANGNMQSGHVFVCYQQDLERQFETVQNRLNDEPLIDYVQPFGGGYFFALPGIADEKDWYGRALLG; encoded by the coding sequence ATGGATGTCAATCGCAGGAACTTCCTTCGTGGTGCCGCCGTCGGAGCCGCGGGTACCGCGATCACGGGTGCGGCGCTCGTCAAGGGTGCCGAGGTCGATGCGAACGCGGCAGCGGTGGCTGTCCCGCCCAGCCGGTATCCGTTCCATGGGGTGCACCAATCCGGGATTCTGGTTCCGCCCCCGGCCGAAAAGCAGAACTTCGCCTGTCACGTGGCCTTCGATGTGATCTCGAAGGACAAGGACGCGGTGGTGGCCGCCTTCAAGACGCTCACCGCCCGTGCGCGGTTCCTATGCGATGGTGGCACCCCGCCGGACTTGGGCATCGGTGAGCCCCCCGCCGACAGTGCGGTACTGGGCCCGGTGGTCGAATCGGATGGATTGACGGTGACGGTCGCCGTTGGTTCGAGCCTGTTCGACCGGCGGTTCGGGCTCGCGGATCGCAAACCCGCCAAGTTGAAGCCCATGACGGTGTTTCCCAACGACTTTCCCGAGGCGGCCTGGTCGCACGGGGATCTGTTGGTACAGCTGTGCGCCCACAACCCGGACACGGTGCATCACGCATTGCGGGATATCACCCGCGCCGTCCGGGGTGATCTACAAATGCGTTGGCGCATAGAGGGATACAACTCGCCGCCGCGCCCGTCCGGGACGGGCCGCAACCTGTTGGGGTTCAAGGACGGTACCGCCAACCCGGTATCCGATGACGCCGAGAAGCTGGTATGGACCGGCGACGGTGAACCCGCCTGGACCGCGGGGGGCACCTACATGGTGGTGCGCTTGATCCGCATGATGGTCGAGTTCTGGGACCGTGTCTCCATCAACGAGCAGGAGCGCATGTTCGGCCGCCGCCGCGACAGCGGTGCGCCGCTGGACGGCAACAACGAGTTCGATACGCCCAACTATGCCGCCGACGCGGACGGCAAGACGATTCCGCTCGACGCGCACATCCGGCTGGCCAATCCGCGCACCGGCGACACCGACAACCAGCGGCTGGTGCGCCGCTCCTACAACTACGACCTGGGCGTGGATGCGAACGGCAACATGCAGTCAGGCCACGTCTTCGTCTGCTACCAACAGGATCTGGAGCGTCAGTTCGAGACGGTGCAGAACCGTCTCAACGACGAGCCACTCATTGATTACGTGCAGCCGTTCGGGGGCGGCTACTTCTTTGCGCTGCCCGGTATCGCTGATGAAAAGGACTGGTACGGCAGGGCTCTACTCGGCTAG
- the efeB gene encoding iron uptake transporter deferrochelatase/peroxidase subunit, translating into MSTGLNRRKLLGAAGVTAAVAGAAGAGVLGGRASAASTGPVNVKVPFRGDHQAGIVTPAQDRMHFCAFDVMPNATRGEVQAMLRQWTEMADRMTRGEETTSGGAVDGNPYSPPTDTGEALDLAASALTLTIGFGPSFFRKDGVDRFGIADKLPPPLQELPKFRNEKLDPARCGGDICIQACADDPQVAVHAIRNLARVGFGTVAVKWSQLGFGRTSSTSRSQVTPRNLFGFKDGTRNIKAEDTAKVDSSVWVAKGDDPAWMAGGTYLVARRIRMLIESWDRTVLTEQERVIGRAKGSGAPIGQADEFAALDFTGKKPDGEPLLDVDSHVRLASAEELGGIEILRRGYNFTDGSDGFGHLDAGLFFIAFVRNPQTQFIPMQRKLATEDALNEYILHTGSAIFACPPGLGPKEYWGQALFG; encoded by the coding sequence GTGAGCACGGGGCTCAACCGCCGCAAGCTGCTGGGCGCGGCAGGAGTCACCGCCGCCGTCGCCGGAGCCGCCGGGGCGGGGGTGTTGGGTGGTCGCGCGAGCGCGGCCAGCACCGGACCGGTCAACGTCAAGGTCCCGTTCCGCGGCGACCATCAGGCCGGGATCGTGACCCCGGCGCAGGACCGGATGCACTTCTGCGCCTTCGATGTCATGCCCAACGCGACCCGCGGCGAGGTACAGGCCATGCTGCGCCAGTGGACCGAGATGGCCGATCGGATGACTCGGGGCGAGGAGACCACATCCGGCGGTGCGGTGGACGGCAATCCCTATTCGCCGCCCACGGACACCGGCGAAGCATTGGACCTGGCTGCCTCGGCGCTAACCCTGACGATCGGCTTCGGCCCCTCTTTCTTCCGCAAGGACGGGGTGGACCGATTCGGTATCGCCGACAAACTGCCCCCACCACTGCAGGAACTGCCCAAGTTCCGCAACGAGAAGCTGGATCCGGCCCGCTGCGGCGGTGATATCTGCATCCAGGCCTGCGCCGACGACCCGCAGGTCGCGGTGCACGCCATCCGCAATCTGGCTCGGGTGGGCTTCGGCACGGTCGCGGTCAAGTGGTCACAGCTGGGATTCGGGCGCACCTCATCGACCAGTCGATCGCAGGTGACGCCACGAAATCTGTTCGGATTCAAGGACGGAACCCGCAACATCAAGGCCGAGGACACCGCCAAGGTGGACTCCAGTGTCTGGGTGGCCAAGGGTGACGATCCCGCATGGATGGCCGGCGGCACCTACCTGGTGGCGCGGCGCATCCGGATGCTGATCGAGAGTTGGGATCGCACGGTGCTCACCGAGCAAGAACGGGTCATCGGGCGCGCCAAGGGGTCCGGCGCGCCCATCGGTCAGGCCGACGAGTTCGCGGCCCTCGATTTCACCGGCAAAAAGCCGGATGGGGAACCGCTGCTCGATGTGGATTCACATGTGCGGCTGGCCTCGGCGGAGGAACTGGGCGGAATCGAAATCCTGCGCCGCGGTTACAACTTCACCGACGGATCGGACGGCTTCGGACATCTGGACGCCGGGCTGTTCTTCATCGCCTTCGTGCGCAATCCGCAGACCCAGTTCATCCCGATGCAGCGCAAGCTCGCCACCGAGGATGCGCTCAACGAATACATCCTGCACACCGGTTCGGCCATCTTTGCCTGCCCACCGGGCCTGGGACCCAAGGAGTACTGGGGCCAGGCGCTTTTCGGCTGA